One window of Nostoc sp. C052 genomic DNA carries:
- a CDS encoding cupin domain-containing protein, producing MGWQTTRHNGIDICPRIPRGVSMTVITPDRFVVEESPSHAAHEPNRTLWISEAGGLTLFGAFIEVLQPGSRSSIKHWHSAEDEMVYVLEGEITLIEGDTKTVLRPGDAATFQAGVAVGHFLENRSAKATRCLVVGNRAAVDTITYPDLDRVCHRDRSQPDDIWTNSVGEPAPSPY from the coding sequence TTGGGTTGGCAGACTACTAGACATAATGGAATAGATATATGCCCCAGAATTCCTAGAGGTGTCAGTATGACTGTTATCACTCCTGATCGTTTCGTCGTAGAGGAAAGCCCTTCTCACGCCGCGCACGAGCCAAATCGCACCCTCTGGATCAGCGAAGCAGGAGGGCTTACCCTGTTTGGCGCGTTCATCGAAGTTCTGCAACCTGGCTCTCGTTCATCGATCAAGCATTGGCATAGTGCTGAGGATGAAATGGTCTATGTCCTCGAAGGCGAGATCACGCTCATTGAAGGAGACACAAAGACTGTATTACGTCCTGGCGACGCTGCAACTTTTCAAGCAGGAGTGGCGGTAGGTCACTTCCTTGAGAATCGCAGCGCCAAGGCAACGCGATGCCTTGTAGTCGGCAACCGAGCGGCAGTAGACACAATCACGTATCCTGACCTTGATCGGGTATGTCACCGCGATCGATCGCAGCCAGACGACATCTGGACTAACAGTGTGGGAGAACCTGCTCCGAGTCCCTACTAG
- a CDS encoding HEAT repeat domain-containing protein, whose product MNLQEVKNQFPEAVGEIETLERLGFASRSGNWIDTLDFEKAQTACWLVGRVGDERDADALIRTLSGQRRELWMQAATSLSLIATERHLKSLLSILSTSSDPIQRNSVVYAISFLSNYQGNHEVISTLTEVAANIAEAPFVRAQALEGIGNKLSHELPENLYQPAVSVIIQGLDDTEPEVRFWSCFAAGALEIKETLPKLQLLAQTDKTIVAGWWSVGEEAEDSVTLMTGGEPPLRKPYNLPTN is encoded by the coding sequence ATGAATCTTCAAGAAGTCAAAAATCAATTTCCAGAAGCAGTAGGTGAGATCGAGACACTTGAAAGACTAGGGTTTGCTTCCCGTAGTGGTAATTGGATTGATACCCTTGACTTTGAGAAAGCACAGACAGCTTGTTGGTTAGTCGGAAGAGTTGGTGATGAGCGAGACGCTGATGCCCTTATTCGTACTTTGTCTGGTCAACGTCGTGAATTATGGATGCAAGCAGCAACTTCCCTCAGTCTCATCGCTACTGAGAGGCATCTAAAATCTTTGTTGTCTATTCTGTCCACCAGTTCTGATCCCATACAGCGAAATAGTGTGGTATATGCAATCTCCTTTCTGTCGAATTATCAAGGAAATCATGAAGTAATTAGTACCCTAACCGAAGTAGCAGCAAATATTGCTGAGGCTCCTTTTGTTAGAGCGCAAGCATTAGAAGGAATTGGCAATAAGCTCTCTCATGAATTACCAGAAAATTTATATCAGCCAGCAGTGAGTGTAATTATCCAAGGGTTGGATGATACTGAACCTGAAGTTAGGTTTTGGTCATGTTTTGCTGCTGGTGCCTTAGAAATCAAGGAGACTTTGCCCAAGCTGCAACTATTGGCACAGACTGATAAAACAATCGTAGCCGGGTGGTGGTCTGTAGGTGAGGAAGCTGAAGATTCAGTTACTCTTATGACTGGAGGAGAACCACCACTGCGTAAACCATACAATTTACCTACCAATTAA
- a CDS encoding response regulator, which translates to MNTLITNIHRILIVEDEFILAMNLKENLEWLGYTVVDIVDYGETAIEKATELRPDLVLMDIKLAGKIDGIQAAEEIWNCLKIPSIYVTAYSDKSTVERATVTFTFGYILKPVSQEDLYVAIQMALNIIKHKQAEIILYKAYEELKMKVKNYTAKLASVNDELKIEVTNPHQIQSEISINEEYIFPNKKLNCSLTSRQIEILKFIAEGHSTKEIAELLNISPKTVEAHRAHLMKRLNIYDIVGLVRYAVSIKLVTFNI; encoded by the coding sequence ATGAACACTTTGATCACAAACATTCATCGGATTCTTATTGTAGAAGATGAATTTATCCTTGCAATGAACTTAAAAGAAAATTTAGAGTGGCTCGGATACACTGTTGTAGATATTGTAGATTATGGAGAAACAGCAATTGAGAAAGCAACTGAGCTTCGCCCAGATTTAGTTTTAATGGATATTAAACTGGCGGGTAAAATTGATGGCATTCAAGCAGCAGAAGAAATTTGGAATTGTCTCAAAATCCCTTCTATTTATGTTACAGCATACTCTGATAAGAGTACTGTAGAAAGGGCAACAGTGACATTTACTTTTGGTTATATTTTAAAACCTGTTAGCCAAGAAGACCTATATGTTGCTATTCAAATGGCACTCAATATTATTAAACATAAACAAGCAGAGATAATATTATACAAAGCGTATGAAGAATTAAAAATGAAGGTTAAAAACTATACTGCAAAACTTGCTTCCGTTAACGATGAATTAAAGATAGAAGTTACAAATCCCCATCAAATACAGTCAGAAATATCGATAAATGAGGAGTACATTTTTCCCAACAAAAAGCTTAATTGTTCATTAACATCACGCCAGATTGAAATCCTAAAGTTCATTGCAGAAGGTCATTCTACAAAAGAGATCGCAGAGTTGTTAAACATCAGTCCTAAAACAGTCGAAGCACACCGAGCACATTTGATGAAACGGCTTAATATTTATGATATTGTAGGTCTAGTACGCTATGCAGTTAGTATAAAATTAGTAACTTTTAATATCTAA
- a CDS encoding zinc-dependent alcohol dehydrogenase, translating into MKAVCWQGTNKVEVETVPDPKIINPRDAIVKITSTAICGSDLHLYNGYNPAMKPGDILGHEFMGEIVELGSAFKNGNIHNKGKDLAIGDRVVVPFTISCGSCFFCNRDLWSLCDNSNPNAWMAEKMMGHSPSGLFGYSHLTGGYAGGQAEYARVPFADVGLFKIPDGLADEQVLFFTDIFPTGYMAAENCDIQPGDTVAIWGCGPVGQFAIRSAFMLGAGRVIAIDRVPERLQMAKDGGAEILNYEEIEVGEALKEMTGGMGPDSVMDAVGMEAHGMGLEGFYDKAMQAVRLETDRPNVLRQAIVACRKGGTVSVPGVYTGFVDKMPMGAFMNKGLTMKTGQTHVHKYLQRLLDRVQNGDIDPSFVITHRLPLEQAPHGYEIFKDKKDNCIKIVLKPGQAA; encoded by the coding sequence ATGAAAGCAGTTTGTTGGCAAGGTACAAACAAGGTTGAGGTTGAAACCGTACCCGATCCTAAAATTATTAATCCGCGTGATGCGATCGTGAAAATCACATCAACGGCGATCTGTGGTTCTGATTTACATTTGTATAACGGCTACAACCCGGCGATGAAACCAGGAGACATCTTGGGACATGAATTCATGGGAGAGATCGTTGAACTAGGCAGTGCTTTTAAAAATGGAAATATCCATAACAAAGGCAAAGACCTTGCCATCGGCGATCGCGTCGTTGTCCCCTTCACGATTTCCTGCGGCTCTTGTTTCTTCTGCAATCGGGATTTGTGGTCGCTGTGCGATAACTCCAACCCGAATGCTTGGATGGCAGAAAAAATGATGGGTCATTCCCCATCAGGTCTTTTCGGTTACTCCCATTTGACGGGAGGTTACGCAGGAGGTCAAGCGGAATATGCCCGTGTTCCCTTTGCCGATGTTGGGTTATTCAAGATTCCCGATGGACTGGCAGATGAACAAGTCCTGTTTTTCACTGATATTTTCCCTACTGGTTATATGGCAGCCGAAAATTGTGACATTCAACCAGGGGATACGGTGGCAATTTGGGGTTGTGGCCCAGTTGGACAGTTCGCCATTAGAAGTGCCTTCATGCTGGGTGCTGGACGTGTCATTGCCATTGATCGCGTTCCCGAAAGGCTCCAGATGGCAAAAGATGGCGGAGCAGAAATTTTGAACTATGAAGAAATCGAGGTGGGTGAAGCTCTCAAAGAAATGACTGGGGGAATGGGGCCCGATTCCGTCATGGATGCGGTAGGAATGGAAGCTCACGGCATGGGTTTGGAAGGCTTTTATGACAAAGCGATGCAAGCGGTGCGACTGGAAACCGATCGCCCCAATGTATTGCGTCAAGCGATCGTTGCCTGTCGTAAAGGCGGCACGGTGTCGGTTCCCGGTGTTTACACGGGCTTTGTAGACAAGATGCCGATGGGTGCTTTTATGAACAAAGGCTTAACCATGAAAACAGGACAGACGCACGTACATAAATATTTGCAAAGGCTACTGGATCGCGTTCAAAACGGTGATATTGACCCATCGTTCGTAATTACCCACCGTTTGCCGCTAGAGCAAGCTCCCCACGGCTACGAAATCTTCAAAGATAAGAAAGACAATTGCATCAAGATTGTCCTCAAACCAGGTCAGGCTGCATAA